From a single Dendropsophus ebraccatus isolate aDenEbr1 chromosome 8, aDenEbr1.pat, whole genome shotgun sequence genomic region:
- the LOC138799578 gene encoding oocyte zinc finger protein XlCOF6-like isoform X1, with product MDKEKKHVTEGILHATLEIIHLLTGEEYTIVKKIPDEGEGWRRAQTPITMPSLHSINDRSNEQKILDIANKIIELLTAEVDLRCQDFTVHFSMEEWEYIEGHKDQYEDIIMENLPPVTLADESSKRNPGQCSSSPYLHHYPERNNKVLQDSQVEYLPAILKDPVIQNKKTYKMVSTEISPADISTVDCTRNVGRGLHLAPQHKVQYNTTVTDGLGQYSITPDIPLALYIDLSTYSTNHKKPSSAQSQIVIQDSGHKGEKILPCLKCSKQFKKKFNFCTHKRVHRKEQFLCSVCGKWFISKSFLDKHQIHHATEKQFSCSECGRCFSKKSNLADHRRIHRRGKPFACTECEKCFSKKSNLINHHRIHTGEKPFLCLECGKRFTRKSTLDNHQIIHTGEQPLPLAKLDKSFTRKSIFVEHQKTHTEENAVPCSKCGKSFTRKSNHTGEQLLSCAECEKSFSRKLHLVEHHKTHIGNKPFSCQECGKCFTQKSNLYRHERNHRGVKPFSCSECGKCFTQKSNLVDHQRTHTGEKPFSCSECGKCFTHKSNLVDHQRTHTGEKPFSCSECGKCFTLRSNLVQHQRTHTGERPFSCSECGICFSQKSKLVNHQKKHTGEMPFSCLDVWNTLYPETEFC from the exons ATggacaaggaaaaaaaacacgtTACTGAGGGGATATTACACGCCACCCTAGAGATCATCcatctgctgactggagag GAGtacaccatagtgaagaagaTACCTGATGAAGGTGAAGGATGGAGAAGAGCCCAGACCCCCATCACGATGCCTTCACTGCACTCAATAAATGATAGAAGTAATGAACAGAAGATCCTGGATATCGCCAACAAAATCATTGAGCTGCTGACTGCGGAG GTTGATCTAAGGTGTCAGGATTTCACCGTCCATTTCtctatggaggagtgggagtatatagaaggacacaaAGATCAGTATGAGGACATTATAATGGAAAATCTCCCGCCTGTCACATTAGCAG ATGAATCCAGTAAGAGGAATCCAGGGCAATGTTCCAGTTCTCCGTATTTACACCATTATCCAGAAAGAAATAACAAAGTCCTACAAGACAGTCAG GTTGAATATCTGCCTGCTATCTTAAAGGACCCTgtaatacaaaataaaaagacATATAAGATGGTCagcactgagatttctcctgcagATATCAGTACAG TTGACTGCACCAGGAACGTTGGGCGAGGTCTCCATTTAGCTCCGCAGCATAAAGTACAGTATAATACTACTGTCACGGATGGTTTGGGGCAATATTCAATTACCCCAGATATACCCTTAGCCCTTTACATAGATTTATCTACATATTCCACCAATCACAAGAAACCATCATCTGCTCAGTCACAGATTGTTATACAAGACAGTGGTCACAAAGGAGAAAAAATACTTCCATGTTTAAAATGTAGTAAACAATTTAAGAAGAAATTTAATTTTTGTACACACAAGCGAGTTCACAGAAAAGAGCAGTTTTTATGTTCAGTATGTGGTAAATGGTTCATCAGTAAATCATTTCTTGATAAACATCAGATACATCACGCAACGGAGAAGcaattttcatgctcagaatgtggtagGTGCTTTTCTAAGAAATCAAATCTTGCCGACCATCGAAGAATTCACAGAAGAGGGAAGCCATTTGCTTgtacagaatgtgagaaatgtttttctAAAAAGTCGAATCTCATTAACCATcatagaattcacacaggagagaagccatttttatgtttggaatgtgggaaacGTTTCACCAGGAAATCAACTCTTGATAACCATCAAATTATTCACACAGGAGAACAACCTCTGCCACTTGCAAAATTAGATAAATCTTTCACCAGAAAGTCAATCTTTGTTGAACACCAGAAAACTCACACAGAAGAGAATGCAGTTCCATGTTCaaaatgtgggaaaagtttcaccaggaaatcaaatcacACAGGAGAACAACTACTGTCATGTGCAGAATGTGAAAAATCTTTTAGTAGGAAATTGCATCTTGTTGAACATCATAAAACCCACATAGGGAATAAACCATTTTCATGccaagaatgtggaaaatgttttactcagaaatcaaacCTCTATAGACATGAAAGAAATCACAGAGGAGTAAAaccattttcttgttcagaatgtgggaaatgttttacccagAAGTCAAACCTTGTTGACCATCAAaggactcatacaggagagaaaccattttcctgttcagaatgtgggaaatgttttacccatAAGTCAAACCTTGTTGACCATCAAaggactcatacaggagagaaaccattttcttgttcagaatgtgggaaatgttttactcttaGATCTAATCTTGTTcagcatcaaagaactcacacaggggagaggccattttcatgttcagaatgtggaataTGTTTTTCACAGAAATCAAAACTTGTCAATCATCAGAAAAAACACACGGGGGAGATGCCGTTTTCATGTTTAGATGTGTGGAATACCTTATATCCAGAAACAGAATTTTGTTGA
- the LOC138799578 gene encoding oocyte zinc finger protein XlCOF6-like isoform X2 produces the protein MDKEKKHVTEGILHATLEIIHLLTGEVDLRCQDFTVHFSMEEWEYIEGHKDQYEDIIMENLPPVTLADESSKRNPGQCSSSPYLHHYPERNNKVLQDSQVEYLPAILKDPVIQNKKTYKMVSTEISPADISTVDCTRNVGRGLHLAPQHKVQYNTTVTDGLGQYSITPDIPLALYIDLSTYSTNHKKPSSAQSQIVIQDSGHKGEKILPCLKCSKQFKKKFNFCTHKRVHRKEQFLCSVCGKWFISKSFLDKHQIHHATEKQFSCSECGRCFSKKSNLADHRRIHRRGKPFACTECEKCFSKKSNLINHHRIHTGEKPFLCLECGKRFTRKSTLDNHQIIHTGEQPLPLAKLDKSFTRKSIFVEHQKTHTEENAVPCSKCGKSFTRKSNHTGEQLLSCAECEKSFSRKLHLVEHHKTHIGNKPFSCQECGKCFTQKSNLYRHERNHRGVKPFSCSECGKCFTQKSNLVDHQRTHTGEKPFSCSECGKCFTHKSNLVDHQRTHTGEKPFSCSECGKCFTLRSNLVQHQRTHTGERPFSCSECGICFSQKSKLVNHQKKHTGEMPFSCLDVWNTLYPETEFC, from the exons ATggacaaggaaaaaaaacacgtTACTGAGGGGATATTACACGCCACCCTAGAGATCATCcatctgctgactggagag GTTGATCTAAGGTGTCAGGATTTCACCGTCCATTTCtctatggaggagtgggagtatatagaaggacacaaAGATCAGTATGAGGACATTATAATGGAAAATCTCCCGCCTGTCACATTAGCAG ATGAATCCAGTAAGAGGAATCCAGGGCAATGTTCCAGTTCTCCGTATTTACACCATTATCCAGAAAGAAATAACAAAGTCCTACAAGACAGTCAG GTTGAATATCTGCCTGCTATCTTAAAGGACCCTgtaatacaaaataaaaagacATATAAGATGGTCagcactgagatttctcctgcagATATCAGTACAG TTGACTGCACCAGGAACGTTGGGCGAGGTCTCCATTTAGCTCCGCAGCATAAAGTACAGTATAATACTACTGTCACGGATGGTTTGGGGCAATATTCAATTACCCCAGATATACCCTTAGCCCTTTACATAGATTTATCTACATATTCCACCAATCACAAGAAACCATCATCTGCTCAGTCACAGATTGTTATACAAGACAGTGGTCACAAAGGAGAAAAAATACTTCCATGTTTAAAATGTAGTAAACAATTTAAGAAGAAATTTAATTTTTGTACACACAAGCGAGTTCACAGAAAAGAGCAGTTTTTATGTTCAGTATGTGGTAAATGGTTCATCAGTAAATCATTTCTTGATAAACATCAGATACATCACGCAACGGAGAAGcaattttcatgctcagaatgtggtagGTGCTTTTCTAAGAAATCAAATCTTGCCGACCATCGAAGAATTCACAGAAGAGGGAAGCCATTTGCTTgtacagaatgtgagaaatgtttttctAAAAAGTCGAATCTCATTAACCATcatagaattcacacaggagagaagccatttttatgtttggaatgtgggaaacGTTTCACCAGGAAATCAACTCTTGATAACCATCAAATTATTCACACAGGAGAACAACCTCTGCCACTTGCAAAATTAGATAAATCTTTCACCAGAAAGTCAATCTTTGTTGAACACCAGAAAACTCACACAGAAGAGAATGCAGTTCCATGTTCaaaatgtgggaaaagtttcaccaggaaatcaaatcacACAGGAGAACAACTACTGTCATGTGCAGAATGTGAAAAATCTTTTAGTAGGAAATTGCATCTTGTTGAACATCATAAAACCCACATAGGGAATAAACCATTTTCATGccaagaatgtggaaaatgttttactcagaaatcaaacCTCTATAGACATGAAAGAAATCACAGAGGAGTAAAaccattttcttgttcagaatgtgggaaatgttttacccagAAGTCAAACCTTGTTGACCATCAAaggactcatacaggagagaaaccattttcctgttcagaatgtgggaaatgttttacccatAAGTCAAACCTTGTTGACCATCAAaggactcatacaggagagaaaccattttcttgttcagaatgtgggaaatgttttactcttaGATCTAATCTTGTTcagcatcaaagaactcacacaggggagaggccattttcatgttcagaatgtggaataTGTTTTTCACAGAAATCAAAACTTGTCAATCATCAGAAAAAACACACGGGGGAGATGCCGTTTTCATGTTTAGATGTGTGGAATACCTTATATCCAGAAACAGAATTTTGTTGA